Proteins from a single region of Sneathiella aquimaris:
- a CDS encoding CBASS cGAMP-activated phospholipase, translating to MVRRRSDGTIQQRRVLQSWPTGKPFRILSIDGGGIRGVFPAAYLAELERRFLGGASVGDHFDMIAGTSTGGIITLALAKGMTAEQALSIYTKRGEKIFPSKRGLPRLLRWATSFFKPKHDQAVLREELKVEFGTTLFGEARNRCVIPSFDGLYGEPVIYKTPHHPDYKLDQHKTLVDIALHTTAAPTIFPAVKDGGYVMIDGGIWANNPIMNALVDALACYDVPRENIRILSLGTGEATFSLSETAQKGGKKDWAILLPFLAASRAQSKNALGQAFLLTGKDNVIRIDVPETDTPIALDDVARSLNELPHAARSLVEASGQQVFEKFLLEPALPYAPCVSNGA from the coding sequence ATGGTGAGAAGAAGATCGGATGGCACAATCCAGCAGCGGCGTGTCTTGCAAAGCTGGCCGACGGGAAAACCATTTAGGATTCTATCCATCGACGGCGGCGGCATTCGCGGCGTGTTTCCGGCGGCCTATCTGGCTGAATTGGAAAGACGGTTTTTGGGCGGTGCATCGGTCGGTGATCATTTTGATATGATTGCAGGCACTTCGACCGGCGGCATCATCACGCTGGCATTGGCGAAGGGCATGACGGCAGAGCAGGCGCTGTCGATCTATACGAAGCGTGGCGAGAAGATTTTCCCTTCAAAACGGGGACTTCCTAGATTGCTGCGCTGGGCTACTTCGTTCTTCAAACCCAAACATGATCAGGCAGTACTTAGAGAGGAACTGAAGGTAGAATTCGGCACCACTCTATTTGGCGAAGCCCGTAATCGCTGCGTGATACCCAGTTTCGACGGGCTCTATGGCGAGCCAGTGATCTACAAGACCCCGCATCATCCCGACTACAAACTGGACCAGCACAAAACGTTGGTCGACATCGCCTTGCATACGACAGCGGCACCGACAATTTTTCCGGCTGTGAAGGACGGCGGATATGTGATGATTGATGGCGGTATTTGGGCCAACAATCCAATCATGAATGCCCTTGTTGACGCACTTGCCTGTTACGATGTGCCACGGGAGAACATTCGCATCCTCAGTCTTGGCACTGGTGAGGCCACGTTTTCGCTGAGTGAGACAGCACAGAAGGGCGGCAAAAAGGACTGGGCGATCCTGTTGCCGTTTCTGGCAGCATCGCGCGCCCAGTCGAAAAACGCGCTCGGGCAAGCCTTCCTGCTGACTGGTAAAGACAATGTTATACGCATTGACGTGCCGGAGACAGACACTCCGATTGCTCTTGATGATGTTGCGCGCTCATTGAATGAATTGCCGCATGCTGCCCGGTCACTGGTAGAGGCGTCCGGGCAGCAGGTTTTTGAGAAATTTCTGTTAGAGCCTGCGCTGCCATATGCGCCATGTGTCAGTAATGGCGCCTAG